CGGTAAGTTCGGTTAAACCGGAAAAAATTGTCGCGAGTTCCATTTCTGCTTTAATTTGAGTCGCAAGGGGTCCCGTGGACAAACTTTCAAGCTGCTCGCGCATCCTTGTTAATTGCGGTTGAAGAACATCGTGCTCCTTTTTTAGCTGGTCCACCTGTTCTGCTAATTCCTGCGTTCTCCGGATAGCTTCATTGTGCTGTATGTCCCTGGTCATGCGGAATTGCACAGCTAGAATTACTCCAATAGCAAGGCTTACCAGGGCCACCGACCAGTAGAAATTTTTTCTCTTCACTGCGCTCACCCGCTGCCCCCTTATCTTTGCCAACCTACAAGGATTATTCTTTTAGGAATTGAAGAATCCTTTGGTTTAGTAAAAAATAATACCGTCATACTCCAGCAGATCAAAGAATTCGACCCTGAAAGTATGACGGTTAAACAGCAAGGCAGGTTCACCAAAAACAACCAAAAAGTTCTATAAGGGTTATATTTTTTTATCCTCCCTAAAAACTATGACGGTATGAGAAGCAAACAGGTTCACCAAAAGTAACCAATAATGGATTATTCCGCCGAACTTATTCGACCCTTAGAGGGATAAGTCGTTTCTTTGTAGAATCTATAATTTTTTCTTTGTTATTTGCAATTACAATAGCAGGGTTTTTAATTTTTAACGAGATAAACGGGGCCTACACACATGCTTACTATTCCGCCCTGCTCTTTATACCCACATTTGCCGGTATCGTATATGGATTTTAGAGACAAAGAATATTTCGGCATTGGAAACAAAAGATGAGGGCTGTTCTAAACAAGAAAGTCCTCACCGTCTGATTAGATTATGCCCGACAACTGGTCGGCCAAAAAGATCTTTCATGTTCATTTTTTCTTGGGATTGCTCTTCATAAACTTGCGGTTATACTCGGAAACATACTTAACATATTGGTAATATAATTCAATAGCCTCTGATATGCTTTCAAAAACAATTGTATCATCAATACTTTCATAATCATGGACAATAATGTTTCTCTCCCCTGTGGATGGAGCGATCTCTTTTGCAAATATCTTTGGATAAAGTCCAATCTCTGCTGCTTCCAGAAAAGAGTTGAATGCATCCGCAGGGGGAGGTTTCCCGGCATCGACTATCGTGTGAGTGTTAATATCTACTGCTACATCTACAATGAGTTGAATTAAGCGCTCTACAGTCCGGCGATGCCGAAAATCGCTCCGGTACTCTTCTAATGTAATTTCTTTCATTTTCTCTAGCTCTATTAGATAGCCGGTCAGCTTCTGCAGCTTACGGTTGACAACTAAGGGATCAACCACCTTTTCCTCTCCTTTTAATTGCTTTCTGTAGATATTCTTCGGTTGCCCGATAAAAAATACGGGCATCATTATGTTCTCTCAAGGCACGGGAGCAGAAACCGGCGAATATTCCAGCTTCCTTTTGGTAAACCGGCTTACCGTTTCTGGCTACCTGAAATTTAAGTATAGGGGAAGCATGATTTAAAATGACCAGATCAATATTTCCTGTTCCAAGATAATTAATGAAATCCCGCAACATATGCCTTCTAGCACGGGAAACCTCGGGCGAACCTGATAACAAATCAGGCTTTTCAAGCCAGACCGCCAGGTCAAGATCACTTCCCTCGATTGCCTTTCCAGTAGCCTGTGAGCCAAAGAGTATGGCCATAGAAATACCGTGATCCTGACAAATTTTTTTAAAGCCAGGCCTATAGAGCGTATCCAAGTCCATTACTATCAATCGCTTTCTTTTGCTCCAAACTTAATACTAAAGTTATTATACCAGATCATGGAATTAATGGACAAGCGTTTGGCTAAATCAGCGAAGCGCCGCAACAGGGGTAAGTAAACTGTTTTCCACATACGCCTTCCGACCGACGCAGCGCTCCCCACCAATTTGACCAATGCATTGACAAAACCGGATAAGCTTCCCCCTGACCAGGCGGAAGATACATGAGCCTGCGTTGATCAGATACATACAGCACCCCTCCCCGGAAACCACAAGGATTACGCCCGTCCGCCAGCTTCAATAGCTGTCCCTTTCCAGAAAGATCCACTGACCAGATTTCATTATTTCCAGGTTCCTTCACTGTTGTAGCAAAGGCCCTGCTCAATGCGTTTTTCTCCTGGATCTTACCGGTAATAAGAAGCATACTGGCAAAATCCACGGATAACACTTCGGAGTTAACCTTGATTTGCATTTCAATGGGGAAAGTTTTTACCCAACTCAAAACCTTCCCCCGTTTTTTTTCATAATGGGCATAGAGCAAACAGGTTCACCAAAAACAGCCAATAATGGATTATTCCGCCGAACTTATTCGACCCTTAGAGGGATAAGTCGTTTCTTTGTAGAATCCATAATCAACAAGAAAAGGCAAACCCGTACGAAAGTCGGGGACGCAAAGCCATGGGTCTAAAGCCGCAGGGAGACTATGATCGCCAGGCTGCCGTCCGGATAAAGCAGCCTTCCCTGCCCGGAAAAGCCTAGGGAGGGGTTTTGGAATTTGAAAGAAGAAACAATTGTGCAAAAACTAAAAAACGGTGATATGCAAATTTTACGGCTGGTCTACGAGCTTTTCTATAAATCAGTCTATCAGGCAGCTTTTTTTATCACCAGCGACCCAAGCCTGGCTGAAGACGCCGTCCATGAAGTCTTTTTTAAACTTCCAAGCAGGATTGAACAGCTTGAAGACCCCTCAAAACTGGAAGCCTGGCTATGCCGTATGGCTTCCAACACGGCCAGGGATATCATCCGCCGCCACTCCAGGAGCGGTCTTTTCGCCGGGGCCAGGGATGTTTGCCCGGACAATCAGGCGGGCTCCCCGGAAACAACCCTACTGGCTAATGAAGATAAGACAACTATCAAACAGTATATCGAGCGCCTTCAACCAGATTATAAAATAGTTATTTATTTTAAATATTATCAGGACCTGAAAATTGAAGAAATAAGTAAAATCCTCGGTATACCGCTAGGTACTGTTAAATCCCGCCTGATTAGAGCAAGGGCGGAATTAAGGAAAATAATAGAGACGGAAAATCTTAATCGCCAAAATGTAAGCAGTTTACCAGACCGGAAAGGGGTGAAGTAGGCATGAAGCAGCCTTCCGGCATTGAATTGGAAAAACTAATTCAAGACAGCGTACGGGAAATGGTTGAATCGGCTGCTCCTCCCCCGCTGGAAGAATCCTGGGCGCGTTTTGAAAAAAAGCTGCACGAGCAGCAGTCCGATATCCTAAAGCATCCCGCAGGAAAAAGCAAAAATCTATTACCTATACGCCTGGCCATAGCGGCAGGTATTATGCTGCTATTAGCCGGAACCCTTTCCGTCTCTTTCCCAACAAAGGCCAGAGCGTTAGGCGTAAAAATAGTGAATATTGTTGAGACCCTGCTCAGCGGCACCCAGATGAATGTCAGGACTGAATACAAACATAATGAACCCGGCCAGACCCCGCCCGGTGAGGAAATCAGGGAAGTTGAGATTGGACAGGAAATTACCGTTTCAATAGATGAAGCAAGGGCAGTTTCTCCTTACCCCTTAGCGATTCCTGAATATTTGCCTCCCGGCTTTACCCTTGATACGGTCAAATTTCAGGAAATGGTAAAACCAATTGCAAAAGTTACGATGCGTTTTACCGGCTCTGATGCAAGTTACTTCTTGTTTACGCAGGTTAACTCACCCGGTGGATACGCCCAAGGGTACGGCTACGACCTGGAAGACACCACCGTAGAAGATTTTATTGCCGGGGAAAACAACGGCAAGCTTGTCACTTTTAAAAATAATTCGATAAAACTTTTTTGGATAAAACAGGGTGTAATTTATACGCTGGAGGGAGCTATCCCGAAAGAAGATGCCTTGAAAATAATCGAATCCATGTGAAAGGGCGCTTAACGCGCCCTTATTTAATTCGCATAAATATATCCGGAATAAGATGACGCCGACTCGTTATAACCATTTTCGGTCAAGCCATGCGTGGCCTTTGTCCTGTAATAATATCCTTTTGTCACCTGCAGATCTTTGGCCCCGGCTACATATGAGCCTGAATACCGCTCAAAGGGCCAACTCGCCATATCGACCCAATTGCTGCCGTCCCAGCGCTGTAGATACAGCCTGACCATGATGTAATCCACTGTCTGATAAGCCTGGGTGAAACCGTTAATATTCAGGTAACCGTCACCCGCATAATTTATGTCGCACCCCCAATCCTGCAGGTAAAGCAAGGACTCAATGCCTGCTTCTTTAAATGGCTCGTTTGCTCCCGGAGGCGCTTTAGTTTCGGGATCAGCAGCAAAGGCAACGCTGGTTGCCGCAAGTAAAACACCCACCAGCAGTACAAAAAAAGCACACTTCTTAAACCTCATCAAACCATTCTCCCCCCTTAAAACAATTTACTACATTAGTGACGTCTAAAAGTTTGTTTAGGATCCTTGTATAGAAAAAAATTTTTTTAATTTTTTTCCAATCTATGGATCCAAAAGCCGTTTTCATTCGTCTTAATGTGAATGCATTTTCCAGGCATGCAAAGCAATACGTTTGTAGGGGGTGTAAGCAGTGGTTTAGTTTTTTTCTCGATTAATATTAAAAACATCTTAAAAGGAAGGGGTAATTAAATAATGAAAAGAACTTTAATGCTGTTTTTTTTAATATTAATGTTTCTAATAATTTCTTTGCCCGCAGTTGCTGCTGAAACTAAAGACAAGAATACTGCAACTTTAAGTGCCAGCGAGGCGTTAGATCAACTTGAAGCAGATATGAATAGACCTACCGAAATCAGCATATTAGCGTCTAATCCAACACAGGTCAACATTGGGACAAATAAAACTTTCACTTGGGCTAACCACGGCGCGAGTATTTCTCCTGTGCCAGGTGGTTGTGCTGTTGGTTGGGGGTATGCAAATGAACCTGGTTGGGCTGCTCTCACGGCTTCTTGCGATTATAACATTTTTTAGTCTGTTTTTAATTTTCTTTAATGTTATTTGTAAATAGAATACCTTAAGTATGATGGAGAATAATCATGGTTATCGGCTGGGTTATTATTACATTTATCTTTTATATATTTATCTTCTTAATACCTCTAATATTTATAATAGTTGAGATGTTTTGCGTTTTCAAGGGGGATTCATTAGACTATATTGCTTTTATAATGCTGTTGTTGGCTACCATTTTGGGGGCAAAAATTTTTTTCCCCAGATTATCTGATTTGATAGCACTAGTTAAAGGAAAAACAAAAATTGTCGAGGGGAAAGTGATACACGTAAATTGGCCATATTGGATTAACGGTTTTTCTATAAACGTAGAAGGATATGATTTCTCCTTAAATACTCTATGCAAGCCAAAGATAGGAGTTTACTACCAAATAAAATACTTACCTTATACGAAATTTGTATTAGAGATTACCCCTCGTAAAGAATGAAGTAGAAGACGAGCTGGCCTTGATTGAAAACACCAGGGCATCGCAATCTCACAGCTTACGAACATAGATTATAATATTCCACCCTGGCTCGGGCAGACTTCATGCTCAAACTCTGTCCGACTCAATAGCCGGCAAAGCACCGGGCGCAGCTCAATCGGTATAGCGGCTATCTTCGTGTAGTGTCCTTTGATTTTCACCCGCTCGATAAAAATCAGGCAGCGGCACCAGTATATTTTTAGTGTTCAATTTTTTTGTTTGATCTCTACCTTGCAACCGTTATCCAAAGGGGTCCAGATTATAACTCCTCATCACTGATTGTCCTAACGGGAGGTTTCCTATATGCGCTACTCCGATTGAGCCCCAGCAACTCAGCCTGACGCTTTACCGTGATATTTTTATGGCCAAGCTCAACAAAGGCCTTACGGTCGTTTACGGTTGAGGATTTCGTCAGATTTTTTTTTAAGCCAGTCAACTTCATATGTTAACTGACCAACTTTACGCTCCAGTTCTGCCACATGTTGTTGCTCTTTTTCAAGAGCCTTTTCGGCTTCTGAGAGGCCTTTCTTGAACACCTCCGAAGCTCGGTCTACAAATTCCTGCTTCCAGCGATTGACCATCACAGGATGAATGCCATATTTAGACGCTATCTCATTGACAGTGGCTTCTTCCCGGAGAACTTCCAGGACTACCTTGGCTTTAAACTCGGCTGAATACTGATTACGCTTTTTCATGCTCCCATTGTAACTTATTTTTCTTATCCTGTGTCTCACCTCTTGGGAGCATTATAGTTTGTTCTGCTCCCAAATTAATAATTTAATAACTTTTTAATTAAGAAAATTATTTAAAGAATATCGAAGTATATTAAGAGGGTCGTGTTTTATTTTGCCTAAAAAGTTAATTATATTTTTAATAGTTATGGTGGCTGGAGGTATATGGGTTGGATTAGAAAAACTACCAATTAATATTTCAGACCAATTACTAACGGAATTGGCAATTGACTACTTAACAAAGAACAACTCACCAGGAACTGCTCTTAGCATAAGATACAACCTTAAGATTGAAAAGCTTGCCGAGTCACCAATTGGAAGGGGGGGAATAATATATGCACGTACCCAACTTGATGCAGTTACTAGTAATCTCTATCTAGTATCAAATCGGATTAATCCTTCGATTAAGGAAGTAATTAGTTGTCGTCCTCATCAAAATTCAGCAACCCCCATAATAGCCACTGCTCAAAAAATTTTTTTTAACAATCAAGCATATATTATTCTATATGGTGACGTATACTCTGATTTTATGAATCCAGACCAAACTGAATCTTCTCGAATTAGTATAGAACCGGCAAAACTTGAGGTAACAACAATTGACGGGAGGAAGAAAATTATTAATCTAGAGAACATAAATAATTTTATTATGGTAATTCAAGGTGATACAAAGGTGACAGAACTGGATCTCTTTGGATATAAGGATAATTTTATTGGAAATACAAAAAATGGATACAGAATTGATTTCGAGCAGTATTAAAACCCAGCGTAAAATGTCAACCTCAATAGTTATCTGTCCGATATCCATTACTGGAATGTTAGGACAATAAATGATTCTAGTGGTATGAAGAGATTGCGGGAAATTGTGTTTTTGATGTTGGTGATTGTTTTTTTTGAAGTAGTTTGTGCCATTTATGCGGTGCCGGCAGGTCCGAAAGCGCTGACGAAAATCTAATTCCGAAAAAGTTTGTCAAAATCAGGCATTATGGGCTCCTGGTCAACCGGAACAAAAAAACCAAACTTAAGCTGTGCAGAAAGCTAACCGGCAGCCCTGTTTACACACCCAAATTTGAAGGTCTCAAAACTATTGATATTCTTTGACTTCTTGCGGACAGGGATGTAACGGTTTATCCGGTATGCGGGGGAGGTAAAATCCCGACAGTGCACTCGTTATCCCCATGTGCTTCACCATGATACTGTATCTACTGGGTATATTACTTATTTGTGGGGAGGGGGCAGGTGGGCCTAAATCGAGGCAATTTGATGGAAAAAGTATCCACGATATGCAAAATACATGTTATATACGGGAAAAACCAAATCTCAAAGGCCATCGCTGGAATACGGGGGCTTATTTTGGCTATTACTTGAAAACGGGAAATATCTTTTTGCCATCGCTGGAATACTGAGCTATATTTTCTGAGTTACCAAGATCTACTACCCATTTTTCCCCATCGAAGATAACAGGATATTTCATCGTTAATGTCAGATCCTTTTCGCGTATTTCTACTATTGCGGTTGCATGTTTGTTGTCAACCTTCTGTACAGATTCAATCTGGTATCCCACAAAATTATCGATCTCATTGTCAAACTCATCGTCAAACAGTTGGCGGCGTACAGATAATGGTAGCGTATCAACACTATTGCTTACATACGCATTGAAATCTTTTTCCGATGCTGCATTTAAGAAGGCCTCAACCGCGTTACGGGCCGATTGTTCGACACGCTGTGAGACATAGGCTTGTATTGAAAAGAATAAACATATACAAATAGTAAATAGTGTTATTAACTCCCATTTAGAGTGACTAATTTTTAACATAACTCTCCTTCTTAATTTTAATGTTTTTTTATTGGTAATCTAAACAGAAATAATCCTTCAATTTGCTGCAGCTATGCGGTTTGAATATGTTAGATTATAGCTCTATTATTCCATCCGTTGGAAAAATGCTTTTACATTAAGACGATTGAAAACGGTTTTTGGTTCCCAAAATTATGAAAATTTTCCGTAAGAATGTCCCCAAACCTCAAGCTCAATCGTATTAATACAGTATTTAACAAACGATTCTTAAACCATTTGACAGTGGTAACTATTTTAGTTAGATCAGTGAGTCAGGGGGGCGCTTCCTTGACTCACTGA
This region of Pelotomaculum schinkii genomic DNA includes:
- a CDS encoding DUF6147 family protein, encoding MMRFKKCAFFVLLVGVLLAATSVAFAADPETKAPPGANEPFKEAGIESLLYLQDWGCDINYAGDGYLNINGFTQAYQTVDYIMVRLYLQRWDGSNWVDMASWPFERYSGSYVAGAKDLQVTKGYYYRTKATHGLTENGYNESASSYSGYIYAN
- a CDS encoding RNA polymerase sigma factor, producing MKEETIVQKLKNGDMQILRLVYELFYKSVYQAAFFITSDPSLAEDAVHEVFFKLPSRIEQLEDPSKLEAWLCRMASNTARDIIRRHSRSGLFAGARDVCPDNQAGSPETTLLANEDKTTIKQYIERLQPDYKIVIYFKYYQDLKIEEISKILGIPLGTVKSRLIRARAELRKIIETENLNRQNVSSLPDRKGVK
- the mntA gene encoding type VII toxin-antitoxin system MntA family adenylyltransferase antitoxin, with the translated sequence MDLDTLYRPGFKKICQDHGISMAILFGSQATGKAIEGSDLDLAVWLEKPDLLSGSPEVSRARRHMLRDFINYLGTGNIDLVILNHASPILKFQVARNGKPVYQKEAGIFAGFCSRALREHNDARIFYRATEEYLQKAIKRRGKGG
- the hepT gene encoding type VII toxin-antitoxin system HepT family RNase toxin, giving the protein MVDPLVVNRKLQKLTGYLIELEKMKEITLEEYRSDFRHRRTVERLIQLIVDVAVDINTHTIVDAGKPPPADAFNSFLEAAEIGLYPKIFAKEIAPSTGERNIIVHDYESIDDTIVFESISEAIELYYQYVKYVSEYNRKFMKSNPKKK
- a CDS encoding DUF4367 domain-containing protein yields the protein MKQPSGIELEKLIQDSVREMVESAAPPPLEESWARFEKKLHEQQSDILKHPAGKSKNLLPIRLAIAAGIMLLLAGTLSVSFPTKARALGVKIVNIVETLLSGTQMNVRTEYKHNEPGQTPPGEEIREVEIGQEITVSIDEARAVSPYPLAIPEYLPPGFTLDTVKFQEMVKPIAKVTMRFTGSDASYFLFTQVNSPGGYAQGYGYDLEDTTVEDFIAGENNGKLVTFKNNSIKLFWIKQGVIYTLEGAIPKEDALKIIESM